Proteins co-encoded in one Deltaproteobacteria bacterium genomic window:
- a CDS encoding LemA family protein, with amino-acid sequence MHYVPLVLIAAGVGWGILTYNAFVSMKNRIRNSFHQIDVQLRRKIDLIPNLVEVVKDYMSFEKDTLERVIQARSMVTRAKDPKEKAESSALLTDALKSLFAVVESYPDLKANRAVADLEEELTSTENRIAYSRQFYNDCVMAYNTKLEKFPSNLIGSLFNYEKEIYFDTGGEREQRIRVDLVPGN; translated from the coding sequence ATGCATTACGTACCCCTGGTGCTGATCGCGGCAGGAGTCGGGTGGGGTATCCTCACCTACAACGCCTTCGTGAGCATGAAAAACAGGATCAGGAACTCGTTTCACCAGATCGACGTCCAGCTCCGGCGGAAAATAGACCTGATCCCCAACCTCGTCGAGGTGGTCAAGGATTACATGAGCTTCGAGAAGGATACGCTGGAGAGGGTGATACAGGCCAGGAGCATGGTTACCCGGGCAAAAGACCCGAAGGAGAAGGCCGAGTCGTCGGCGCTGCTGACCGATGCCCTCAAGTCGCTCTTCGCCGTCGTGGAGAGTTATCCCGATCTCAAGGCAAACAGGGCAGTGGCGGATCTCGAAGAGGAGCTGACGTCGACGGAAAACCGCATCGCCTATTCACGGCAGTTCTACAACGACTGCGTGATGGCGTACAACACAAAGCTCGAAAAATTCCCCTCCAACCTGATCGGCTCGCTGTTCAACTACGAGAAGGAGATCTACTTCGACACGGGAGGCGAGAGGGAGCAGAGGATCAGGGTCGATCTCGTACCTGGCAACTGA
- a CDS encoding M48 family metalloprotease: MVTFHEAIEQNRRASYLLTAALVVTAVLVGYVTGKAQGHTIAGVMLALSILAVLAIVTLTSGKEIPLLVNSATKADAETELLLTNIIEELKIASGLRSTPEVYVIEDGTINAFASALSDEAAAIAVTRGAIGNLTREELQGVLAHEVSHILGRDTRYFLFLSVFVGSVVMISDLFLKIGLFSRRARLSIGLVVPALFLALFSPLIVTILRFAISRKREFLADARAVQMTRNPAALASALRKTTRFGSRIEGVNRATRHMFILNPSPANGFGDRFLFSTHPPVEERIKRLQMMGARFFQK, from the coding sequence ATGGTCACCTTCCACGAGGCGATCGAGCAAAACAGGAGGGCCTCGTACCTTTTGACGGCAGCGCTCGTCGTAACGGCGGTTCTCGTCGGCTACGTCACCGGAAAGGCCCAGGGCCATACCATTGCCGGTGTCATGCTCGCCCTGTCAATCCTGGCGGTCCTCGCCATCGTCACGTTGACGTCCGGGAAGGAGATTCCCCTCCTCGTAAACAGCGCGACGAAAGCCGACGCCGAAACGGAGCTGCTCCTCACGAACATCATCGAGGAGCTGAAAATCGCCTCGGGCCTCCGCTCCACACCGGAAGTGTACGTCATCGAAGACGGCACGATCAATGCCTTCGCATCTGCCCTCTCCGACGAGGCGGCCGCAATAGCCGTGACGCGAGGGGCCATCGGCAACCTGACCCGGGAGGAGCTCCAGGGGGTCCTGGCCCACGAGGTGTCCCATATCCTCGGCAGGGACACCAGGTACTTTCTCTTTCTCTCGGTCTTTGTGGGCTCGGTCGTCATGATTTCTGACCTTTTTCTCAAGATCGGCCTCTTTTCCCGGAGGGCGCGCCTCTCCATCGGGCTCGTGGTCCCGGCCCTGTTTCTCGCGCTCTTCTCGCCGCTGATCGTCACCATCCTCCGTTTCGCCATATCGCGGAAGAGGGAGTTCCTCGCCGACGCCCGGGCGGTGCAGATGACACGCAATCCCGCGGCGCTGGCATCGGCGCTCCGCAAGACGACACGGTTCGGTTCCCGGATCGAGGGGGTCAACAGGGCAACGAGGCACATGTTCATCCTGAACCCCTCCCCGGCAAACGGGTTCGGCGATCGGTTCCTCTTCTCCACCCACCCTCCCGTCGAAGAGCGCATCAAGCGCCTTCAGATGATGGGGGCACGATTTTTCCAAAAATAG